The following coding sequences lie in one Pelobacter seleniigenes DSM 18267 genomic window:
- a CDS encoding TetR/AcrR family transcriptional regulator, with amino-acid sequence MSTKGDLTRSKILANASQVFQRKGILATTVTDLLNATGTTKGNLYFHFSSKEDIGLEVLQKAHAAFNSFLDEALTGPTPGAALEHFFAGVLERNLAKGANGGCIFGNTALEAADTAPRFARLVQHVFNDWISRLESMVAAAQQRGQIRRDLPPVELAELIVETIEGAIMQARLQQETGPLARALNALRVVLELDSFAVSAPEGEAR; translated from the coding sequence ATGTCGACCAAAGGGGACTTGACGCGCTCCAAAATTCTTGCTAATGCCAGCCAGGTTTTCCAACGCAAGGGAATCCTGGCAACAACGGTGACCGACCTGCTCAACGCAACCGGGACCACCAAGGGCAACCTTTACTTTCATTTTTCAAGCAAGGAAGATATCGGTCTGGAAGTGCTCCAGAAAGCGCATGCGGCCTTCAATTCATTTCTGGATGAAGCACTGACCGGCCCCACCCCAGGGGCAGCCCTGGAGCACTTTTTTGCCGGAGTGCTGGAGCGCAACCTGGCCAAAGGTGCGAACGGCGGCTGTATTTTTGGTAATACAGCCCTGGAAGCGGCCGATACCGCACCGCGCTTTGCCCGGTTGGTTCAACATGTCTTTAACGATTGGATCAGTCGCCTGGAAAGCATGGTTGCCGCAGCGCAGCAACGCGGGCAAATCCGTCGCGACCTTCCGCCAGTCGAGTTGGCCGAGCTGATTGTCGAAACCATCGAGGGGGCCATTATGCAAGCCCGTCTGCAGCAGGAAACCGGTCCTTTGGCGCGGGCATTGAACGCGTTGCGGGTGGTCCTTGAACTGGACTCGTTTGCGGTATCAGCACCAGAGGGGGAAGCGCGATGA
- a CDS encoding ferredoxin--NADP reductase has product MIELKVRSVHFLTESLFELQLERGKIVFEPGSCVAVFNPQGESRPYSIASGTGESALRLLIRRLPGGQVSDWLADRKPGDGLTISAPFGWFRPAGGQAGKRVYFATGTGIAPFLSCLRSRPAAQPELCLYGVTRQMDAFALPELQNQPWFRLATSQERQNGHFYGRITGLLDQVPLATDIHYYLCGLDSMIDDISTWLESRGIDFTQIHREIFFYENG; this is encoded by the coding sequence ATGATCGAACTGAAGGTTCGCAGCGTGCACTTTTTGACCGAGAGCCTCTTTGAACTGCAACTGGAACGGGGAAAGATTGTCTTTGAACCCGGCTCCTGTGTCGCCGTTTTCAATCCGCAGGGGGAATCCCGTCCTTACAGCATTGCTTCGGGGACCGGTGAGTCCGCCTTGCGGTTATTGATCCGGCGCCTTCCGGGCGGCCAGGTCAGTGACTGGTTGGCCGACCGCAAACCCGGCGACGGGTTGACCATCAGTGCTCCTTTCGGCTGGTTCCGGCCGGCCGGTGGACAGGCGGGAAAACGTGTCTACTTTGCCACCGGCACCGGGATCGCTCCATTTTTAAGCTGCCTGCGCAGCCGCCCCGCGGCGCAGCCGGAACTCTGCCTGTATGGCGTAACCAGGCAAATGGACGCCTTTGCCCTGCCGGAACTGCAAAACCAGCCCTGGTTCCGTCTGGCAACCTCGCAAGAACGCCAGAACGGACACTTTTACGGCCGCATTACCGGGCTCCTCGACCAGGTCCCGCTGGCAACGGATATTCATTATTATCTGTGCGGCCTGGACAGCATGATCGACGACATCAGCACCTGGCTGGAAAGCCGGGGGATCGACTTTACTCAAATTCATCGGGAGATTTTTTTCTATGAAAACGGATAA
- a CDS encoding multiheme c-type cytochrome, which translates to MKTRNRVTIWLVGLILCCGLFLTACGGGGGGGDNDDDSSNVPATGSDYTLLAWNDLGMHCLNPTYDTLVILPPYNTVWAQLVKRGSPPQIVTSGVTLSYRLVNNTSSADKTYSGFGSDYGQFWTYVLDLFGITLTPDTGLNLVDPTRHNGLSGTMVVSGSHFEVNGIPATPVDDDGVWNPYQVIEITAKDGNGNTLAQTRATVPTSDEINCAKCHGTNAFANILQLHDAGEGTSLASSTPVLCASCHGSPALNAPNNGAPYLSQAIHGYHATHSTATCYDCHPGTTTKCNRSLAHTAADGNCTSCHGTLQNVATTIANGRIPWGSEPNCSDCHTGVAEVNTGTVLYRNAVGHGGMNCAACHGSPHAMYPSREATDNYQPLQYQGKALSLGSCAVCHSGSKGEGSGEFIEEHGSGNPSACNVCHTSITSSNTSLWPHAFQWTNR; encoded by the coding sequence TTTGTTGCGGTCTGTTTCTGACCGCGTGCGGTGGCGGAGGGGGCGGCGGAGATAATGACGATGACAGCAGTAACGTTCCCGCAACCGGCAGTGATTACACCCTGCTGGCCTGGAATGATCTGGGCATGCACTGCCTGAACCCGACCTATGACACCCTGGTCATCCTGCCGCCCTACAATACGGTCTGGGCCCAACTGGTCAAACGCGGCAGCCCGCCGCAGATCGTCACCAGCGGGGTCACCCTCTCCTATCGGCTGGTCAACAATACCTCCTCGGCCGACAAAACCTATTCCGGCTTCGGCAGTGACTATGGCCAGTTCTGGACTTATGTCCTCGATTTGTTCGGGATCACCCTGACGCCGGATACCGGGCTCAACCTGGTTGATCCAACCCGCCATAACGGTCTTTCCGGCACCATGGTCGTATCCGGAAGCCACTTCGAGGTCAACGGAATCCCCGCCACCCCGGTCGATGATGACGGGGTGTGGAACCCTTACCAGGTGATCGAAATCACCGCCAAGGATGGTAACGGCAATACTCTTGCCCAGACCCGCGCCACCGTGCCGACGTCGGATGAGATCAACTGCGCAAAGTGCCATGGAACAAATGCATTCGCCAATATCCTACAGTTGCATGATGCTGGAGAAGGAACCAGCCTTGCCAGCAGCACCCCGGTGCTCTGCGCCTCCTGTCATGGCAGCCCGGCTTTGAATGCTCCAAATAATGGAGCGCCCTACCTCTCTCAGGCTATCCACGGTTACCATGCTACGCACAGCACCGCAACCTGCTACGACTGCCACCCGGGGACCACAACCAAATGTAACCGCAGCCTTGCCCATACCGCAGCCGACGGCAATTGCACCAGTTGCCACGGGACCCTGCAGAATGTCGCCACCACCATCGCCAACGGCCGGATTCCCTGGGGATCAGAGCCGAACTGCAGCGATTGTCATACCGGCGTGGCCGAGGTCAATACCGGCACCGTGCTCTATCGCAATGCGGTCGGGCATGGCGGCATGAACTGCGCGGCCTGTCATGGCAGCCCCCATGCCATGTATCCTTCCCGCGAGGCCACAGACAACTATCAACCCCTGCAATATCAGGGGAAAGCTCTTTCCCTGGGCAGTTGTGCGGTCTGCCATTCAGGTTCCAAAGGGGAAGGTTCCGGAGAATTTATTGAGGAGCACGGCTCCGGTAATCCGAGCGCCTGCAATGTCTGTCATACCAGCATCACCAGCAGCAATACTTCTTTATGGCCCCATGCGTTTCAGTGGACCAATCGTTGA
- a CDS encoding sodium:proline symporter: MDYILPVFAGFVALASVLISPRAESEGAFYQGQGIDGSQPGLLTLTFSQVTTWIFARSLMNAAILGFYYGIWGTLAYACYYLSFLTGGKIIDSLRHEQGFSSVQAFLMARFGSWGTGCYNFVIAIRLISEVFANLLVIGILFGVAGSSAYTLTILAFSAITLGYSMLGGLRASLRTDLFQMVIFLGTLLLLLALVVTNHAVGFADLWVKPFVIDQPGPVLMLVALLQVWSYPMHDPVMMDRGFLANRETTRKSFLHAAWISIVCIVAFGCLGVLAGAHAVTGASMNDTLMQLLGTVPMMLFNAALVISAMSTLDSTLSSSAKLLAVDMGVMKMSLRNGRAVMAVFMLIGLALVFWGNKDLFSAVAVSGTASLYLAPVIFFSLWGKQERIPLWSYLSSFVLALAAAVLYFTESSGYSHLLGDIHKYTKLLYLTIAVLGLGCLAFWVGGKTTSGSLSKRD; encoded by the coding sequence ATGGATTACATTCTGCCGGTCTTCGCCGGTTTTGTCGCCCTCGCTTCGGTGCTGATTTCTCCGCGAGCGGAAAGCGAAGGGGCATTTTATCAGGGCCAGGGAATTGACGGAAGCCAGCCCGGACTGCTGACTCTGACCTTTTCCCAGGTGACCACCTGGATCTTCGCCCGGTCCTTGATGAATGCAGCGATCCTCGGCTTTTATTACGGTATCTGGGGAACCCTGGCTTATGCCTGCTATTACCTGTCGTTTCTAACTGGTGGCAAAATCATCGACAGCCTCCGTCATGAGCAGGGCTTCAGCAGTGTCCAGGCATTCCTGATGGCGCGTTTCGGCAGCTGGGGAACCGGCTGCTATAATTTCGTGATCGCCATCCGTTTGATCAGCGAAGTGTTCGCCAACCTGCTGGTCATCGGGATCCTCTTCGGGGTGGCCGGGAGCAGCGCCTATACCCTGACCATCCTGGCTTTTTCCGCCATCACTCTGGGCTATTCCATGCTCGGCGGGCTACGTGCATCGTTGCGCACCGACCTGTTTCAGATGGTTATTTTCCTCGGTACGCTGTTGTTGCTGCTGGCTTTGGTGGTGACCAACCACGCGGTCGGTTTCGCCGACCTCTGGGTTAAACCCTTTGTGATTGATCAACCCGGCCCGGTCCTGATGCTGGTTGCGCTCCTGCAGGTCTGGAGCTACCCCATGCACGACCCGGTGATGATGGACCGTGGCTTTCTGGCCAACCGGGAAACCACCCGGAAAAGTTTTCTGCACGCTGCCTGGATCAGCATTGTCTGCATTGTCGCCTTCGGCTGTCTTGGCGTTCTGGCCGGAGCGCATGCGGTTACCGGCGCCAGCATGAACGACACCCTCATGCAGCTGTTGGGAACCGTCCCGATGATGCTGTTCAACGCCGCCCTGGTCATCTCGGCGATGTCGACCCTGGACAGCACGCTATCCAGTTCGGCCAAGCTTCTGGCGGTGGACATGGGCGTCATGAAGATGAGCCTGCGCAACGGCCGTGCAGTCATGGCCGTGTTCATGCTGATCGGGCTGGCCCTGGTCTTCTGGGGGAACAAAGACCTGTTCAGTGCGGTGGCGGTGAGCGGCACTGCCTCCCTTTACCTGGCGCCGGTCATCTTCTTTTCCCTCTGGGGCAAACAGGAGCGCATTCCCCTCTGGAGCTATCTGTCCAGCTTTGTTTTGGCTCTGGCCGCGGCCGTGCTTTATTTCACCGAATCGAGCGGCTACAGCCATCTGCTCGGCGATATTCACAAGTACACCAAATTACTCTACCTGACCATCGCTGTTCTCGGCCTCGGTTGCCTCGCATTCTGGGTTGGCGGCAAAACCACCTCCGGTTCGCTCTCGAAACGGGATTAG
- a CDS encoding radical SAM protein: MKTDNTDQWLKTSQNEPRGYIQPQRLDELWFHTGTNCNLRCPFCLEGSKPGDNRIEFLTLTDARRFITEALDLGVKKFSFTGGEPFVNPEFTAILAAALEHRPCLVLTNATEPLMNRLAEVRALAEQPNPLNFRVSLDHPDPAKHDESRGKGNFKKALATLGRLHAMGFGVSIARLMLPNEDSAAVDRAYAPYFRSAGVPEDITIIKFPEFHLPGSFPEVPEITETCMTRYLNADQRDAFMCNFSKMIVRKNGRCGVYACTLVDDLSVYDLGSTLQEAMSKRVMLGHHRCYSCFACGASCSE, from the coding sequence ATGAAAACGGATAACACTGACCAGTGGCTCAAAACCAGCCAGAACGAGCCACGTGGCTATATTCAACCGCAACGTCTGGATGAGCTCTGGTTCCATACCGGAACCAACTGCAACCTGCGTTGCCCTTTCTGCCTGGAAGGCTCCAAACCAGGGGACAATCGGATCGAATTTTTGACCCTGACCGACGCCCGGCGTTTTATTACCGAAGCCCTTGATCTCGGTGTGAAAAAATTCTCCTTCACCGGCGGCGAACCCTTCGTCAACCCCGAGTTCACCGCCATTCTGGCCGCAGCCCTGGAGCACCGACCCTGTCTGGTCCTGACCAACGCCACCGAGCCGCTGATGAATCGCCTGGCCGAAGTGCGCGCATTGGCGGAGCAACCGAACCCGCTCAATTTCAGGGTCAGCCTCGATCACCCCGATCCGGCCAAGCATGACGAATCACGCGGCAAGGGCAACTTTAAAAAAGCCCTCGCCACCCTCGGCCGGCTGCATGCCATGGGCTTTGGCGTGTCCATTGCCCGGCTGATGCTGCCCAATGAAGACAGCGCCGCGGTTGACCGGGCCTATGCACCCTACTTTCGATCTGCCGGGGTTCCAGAAGACATCACCATCATCAAATTTCCCGAATTTCACCTGCCCGGCTCTTTCCCCGAGGTCCCGGAGATCACCGAAACCTGTATGACCCGGTACCTCAATGCCGATCAGCGCGACGCCTTCATGTGTAATTTCAGTAAAATGATCGTCCGCAAAAACGGTCGCTGTGGGGTCTACGCCTGCACCCTGGTTGATGACCTGTCCGTGTACGATCTGGGCAGCACCCTGCAGGAAGCCATGAGCAAACGGGTTATGCTCGGCCATCATCGTTGCTATTCCTGTTTCGCCTGCGGAGCCAGTTGTTCGGAATAA